The window GGCAGAGGGGCTGGTTTAGGAGGGGACTGGGGAGGGGCCTCGCTGCCCTCAGATGCTGACCCTGCCCAGCTGGGGCATGACTCAACCCAGGGCCTGCACAGAGCCGCTAAGGGGTGGGAGTAAGCTGCTTGGGAAGTGGGGACAGGGGTGTGCAGGGGGCTGGGCGTGCAGGGGACTCCTGGCCTCTTGAGGCACTTGATTCAGGTAACCGCTGAGACAGGGAACGCGAGGACATGCTGCACCTTAGGTCCGAGAGGAGGAGGACAGGAGCCGCCCAAGCGTGGCCTCCCAGGCATGAAGACGGCAAGGCAGCCCACCAGGGAGGCTGCCTCAGTACCCTTGGGCCACTGGACCCCTGCCCTCGGGGCTTGCAAAGGGGTCAGTGGGCACCTCTGATGAGTCAATCGTCTGGTAGGCACTGCGCTCCCGCGCCGGTCCAAAGAAACCTGGGgccagagggagacagagagaggtgAGCTATCAGGACGGCCCGAGTCCAAACCCACCCCCGTGCCCGCCGCAGCCCCTGCCAGCAAGGCTGGAGCTGCACATGTCGGCACCAAGGGCAATGACAGTGGTGGCCACTCCCAGGCACTGAGGGTTTAGCGCATGTCTGTCCATCTCTCAACTCTCCTGTAGCACGATGGAGCAGGAGTTTTTATTGTCCCAAATTTACAAGAACACTGGTgatgctgggatttgaacccaggcagacTCCCAAGCCAGCGCTCTCGGCCACCTTGCCCCAGAGCATCCAGGGCTGGCCCATGGACCCCCTCCGGCTCCCCTCCCAGGGGGTGGACACCAGCTGTCACTGCACCGGAAGGCCCTGGAGCCAGGAGAGCAGGGGCTAGACATGCACAGCAGGGGCAGGATGCTCATCTGTCCTGGGATCCTGGACGAGTCTCAAGGGCTCTGGGCATCCGCCCAAAGGAGGAAGGTTACTATCCCCTCCCCTCAGGGGTTGGGTGGGCCCAGGGCAGTGCTGGGGGCAACACACAGGTGTGAAGGGAGAGGTGCCCATGCTGGTCTGGGGCACCTGGTCCCCTCCCTCATCATCAGATGCTGTGGCTGGGGCCTGATCTCACCGGCTCTTCTGCTCTGGGCACCCCAGGGGGCTGCCTGGGAGGATCCTCCCTGTGGGGGCTCAAGGCCACACACAAGCGCCCCTTCCGGGCCTTCAGCCTCAGGCTCCACCAAGCTTCAGGAGCTGCCCAGCTTGCCCAGCCTTCCGGGCTTGGGGGGCTGCAGCTGGCTGCCCAGGTGAATGGCTCTCGCCCTGCTCAGGAGCCAGGGAAGGGACACTGCTGTGCTCCCTGGGAGGCCAGGAACCCTGGCAGCTTCACTAGTGCTGGCATTTTGTGTGATGTCTAATACCCATGATGGGCTTTGGTAAAGGCGAGTGGCCTCACTCAAGGTGCAAGAacataaaagggagaaaaggaacgTTTTATGGACCAGCTTCCCTTTGTGGCAAATTGGCACCCAGCCCCTGGGCCTGGCCGCCGTGCCAAGGTACAGCGGGTGGAAGCCCCAGTCACTCCCGTCCTGTCCCAGCTGCTCCCCCAGGCAGCTGGGCCCCACTAGGCCTCTCTTCTCAGGAGCAAAAGGAGAATACACCCATCCCCCCTCCACCTCTCTTGCAGAGCAAGGAAATGAGGACATCTGCAGAGAGCAGGAAAGTGGCTCAGCCCCTCAAGAAGCGACTCAGAAGCTCAGACGGCGAGGGAGGCTGGGGTAGGGCCGGGCTGGAGGCGAGAGGCCCATCCTATGGCAAGGCTTCTGCTGCCCTGGCCAGCACAAAGGCTCCCTGCCTGCCCAGCAGGAGAGGGAGACCCACCCTGGGCAGGAAAGTGGGGCCTCCAGGGAAGGGGGTGCAGGCAGGAGCTGTGAGGAGAAGGTGACTCGGCTCATGCCCCCACCCTCAGGCTGGAATGGGTGCTGGTTGCACACTGCCCAGAGCTGAACGACCCCTACTCCCGGCTGCCCTGGGGCCCTGGGTGACGCAGGTGCTATGGGTCAGGTGggccagagacagaggagaggctagGGGATGGTGGCGCCCCCCCGGGCCGGCCGTGAAGGGCGGCCTCACCAGCCTGGAGCTGGAGCTCGCCCCCGCGCTCCCGGTACATGTGGTAGATGAGGCAGCAGGAGAGAGGCTTGAGGAGCAGGCTGAGGATGGCCATGCCGCTGCCGAAGCGCTTCGTGTCCGAGAGGTCCTTCTGCGGGTAGAAGATACTGATGTGCACGATGTCCAGGAAGATGGTGGCCATCAGGCCCCCGAGAAACTGCAAGACAGGCCCGGTGCAAGACTTGTCAGACCCTGTGTCATTACAAGTTTGTGCGCAAGGACAAGCCTGGCACACCCCACCGCTACCCCACCACTTCCAGACTGGCCGCACGCGGAGGGTGGGAAGCTGCCTGCCTGGGGGGCAGAGAGAAGCAGGGGCCTACTGGCCGCTCCCCCTCGGAGCCCCTAACCCTCACCTCCCTGGCACTCTGGAGGCATGACCAGGCCTAAGACTTGGTTCCAGAACCTCCCAGCTGACAGGTCCCTTCGACTCATGCAATCTAGTCTCCGTGCACT of the Tamandua tetradactyla isolate mTamTet1 chromosome 2, mTamTet1.pri, whole genome shotgun sequence genome contains:
- the AGTRAP gene encoding type-1 angiotensin II receptor-associated protein, whose amino-acid sequence is MELPAVNLKAILLVHWLLTTWGCIVFSGPYAWANFSILALGVWAVAQRDSVDAISMFLGGLMATIFLDIVHISIFYPQKDLSDTKRFGSGMAILSLLLKPLSCCLIYHMYRERGGELQLQAGFFGPARERSAYQTIDSSEVPTDPFASPEGRGPVAQGY